DNA sequence from the Diorhabda sublineata isolate icDioSubl1.1 chromosome 6, icDioSubl1.1, whole genome shotgun sequence genome:
ataagGGAAAAAATGGCTACAGAATAAAATAAAGtggaacaaataaaatatatggagGTCAATATCGCAAATAAAAAGACGGGGAAAAGCAAGAGGCAGTGAAGGtatcaaaaatgtttaattagaAAGATATATCAAGAGAGGCTAGAATAAGAAtgtaccaaaaaataataaaaccgtCAGTAATCTACCCATGTGAAATCTGTCCAAAAAAGCAAGATAAACTAGAAATATGGAAACATAACAAGTTCAGAAAGATTTACAAGAATATAAAATGTGCAGAAGAGGAATTGTATAAACATCCATGTATAACCCATATAAATGAATCCTTAATATGGAGATGTTTGAAATATATCGGTAGAACGATGGGTAAAACGACTATTAAAACATGGACAAGGTGGAAAAAGtaagaaaaccaaaaaagtaTTGGAGGAGGTTAGAAGCCATTTGAGAGTAATAGGAGTAAGGGATAGGGAAAACGAGGcatgaaacataaaaaaatggaaagaaagaGTGAAGGATCTCGAAGCTGATGGTCGGATAAGCCTGTAGAGGTGAAATATAAAACCATATATCATCTTTAAATGAGATATTTCTCATACATCTCCCATGTAAACGAagattacaaaaaatatgtagagAAGGTAGAAATATGAACGAGAAGACAAAGGAAAAAATGATTGGAGGAGGTTAGAAGACATTTGAGAATAATAGAAGTAAGGGACAGGAAAAATGGGAcatgaaacagaaaaaaaggAAAGTAAGAGTGAAAGATTTCGAAGCTGAAGATCAGATATGAATGAAAGGCTGAAATATAAAACCATATAGCTgctttaaatgatatattttctaGAAGACATCAAGATAAAGATAGAGAAGGTAGAAAAAAGTGACCGAGAAGATCAACGGAAAAATAATTGGAGAAGGTTGGAAGACATTTGAGAATAATAGGAGTAAGGAACAGAGAAAACGAGGcatgaaacagaaaaaaaaatggaaagaaagaATAAAAGATCTCGAAGCTGATGGTTAGATAAGCTTGGTTAGAAGAGATTTGAAATAGTGAAAGTAGGGGACTGAAAAACTGTGGCAAGAAACAAAAATGGATACACAGAGTGAAAGATATCAAAGCCAAGGGCCAGATAGATACATACTTCCcctaattttttcatcaatccgccatggaaaaaagaaaataaccagtttttctttgatttattcTCAAAACAGACTTTAAcagaaatgtgaaaaatgatgaaatttatagaaaaaatcataaaatatcaccttatatatcattaaaatactCACATGGACTTAAAATCCTGTATCCGCCAGAGACAGTCGATTCTGGATGAGTTTTAGTATGAATCAAATGAGATATCCTCGGATCAGCCcccatataattaatattttcactgcCATATACTTTTTTAAGATAACATAATACTTCCACCTCTTGCCAAGATCCGTCCGGCATATAACACTGACCACACCTTTCCTTCGAAGGAAATTGAATCTTTTTATTCAACGGATCTTCTGAAGGATCTCCAGCCAATCTTTTATTCACCTCATTATGCGCCCTCCACAACCAAAGCACTGATTCCTCCCAAGAAGCAACACTGAATATTTGACGCCTTTTAGCCATTTCCTGGAAATGGTTACTACAATCCTCACAACTAAAGAAACTCTTTATGTAACCGTGCATTGCTTCCAAAACCAATTTGGGGTCACTATCTTTTGTATTCGTAGGATCGAAAGCGGCGTTGATTgttaaataatgaaacaatttcCATAATCCGCAAGGGTACCCACGGAATGTTGGTAAACTTCCTTTGCAACCTAACCATTGTTCGGGACCGGAAAATACATTTTGACCTGGCATATCCGCGTCTTTTATGTGATGGAAAATGTGGTGACCATCAATAATAGTACTGCtatttatatattctttaaGATGTCTTAATAGAGATTTTCCTTTATCGCcgaaaggaaaatatttttctaggacgttgatatattttttaagagcTTCTAATTGTTCTCCTTTTATTTCTTTACGATTCCCGATTTCTCTTTTTAAAGAGTATCTTAGAGCGTTCTCGAGATCTAATTGGAAAACTGTATCTCCGgcttctttaattttatttaaaaattctaattctTCTTTAGTCGTTCCTTCGGTTACTGGCTGTGATTCAGTTATATTATTATTCCTCAAGATTTCataaggaaaataaatatttttggataataataaaTCACTTATAGCCATTTTGATCCCTCGTCTATCAGGTGatgatatatttaaatattgtaaGTCCCCACTTTcttgtattaaatataaagCTGGTAATTCTTCATTTATCACTTTGGTTTCATTATCAAACGcgtattttattactatttcttTCACTTTATGAAAATCCATTATAACAGAAGGTCCCACATCATCATCCGGTTCTTGTACTATCAAAAACGCCAATTCCGGTGTACCATTAATGGTTTTAAACACATTTGATATCACAGAATTTCTAAAACGTTGTAGATCCGGTAGATGTTTACCcctattttcaatttgttcttGAATTAATATACTTATAAGATTTTTTCTATGTTCCGTAAAGTTTGTTTGGGAATCTGCGACTATTGGTAGTCCCGTATTTTCAGGTCCTTCTTGATAACCTTCGTGTATATATCTGAAAGTTGGATACCTTGTTATACCAAAATATTCACAAACAGGGGCATTGTCTTCATTGGCGCAATCTAAAACTGCTACAGCAACTAAATCGTTCCAGGGTTTAACATCACTACCAAAAGCTTTCACTTTAGGAACGGCTCGCTTACAATAACCGCACCAATTACTATAAAATTCCACTAACCAAGCTCGTTCACTGTTATAAATACtagtattgaaattattgattgtCAAGATTTCGACGTCGTCTTCAGGTGAATATAATCCAGGTTCGCGGTTAGTTCGGTTCCTTAATACCGCACACAAAGTTGTTtgtatggaaaataataacaacaaatGTAGCTCCAAATTGTATTTAGACGATCTCATGTTATACTTCTCGCATTCAGCTCACAACTGATCTCTTTGTAAATAAAAGGTGGGTGACTAAGCAATTCCTGTTATTTATAACTACTTATCATATTTAGTTTCCATAATTGACTTCAAATGAAGTTCACCTTGACACCTTCTCGAAAATGACCTTTGAAAGAGGTATGATAActaattattgttttcttatAGGGTgcactagaaaaaaatttattattctctaCTTACTGCGTGTGAATTAAATTGTTACCTGTTGTATACGATAACTAATTATTCTTCAAATCGTGTGTTTTTTTTGTAAGCATGTTTATTTGTAACCGgttttactattaatttttgatgtgaaaactaaaatttggtATTTAAATGCCAAATTGGATACTAGATtcaatgttataaaaaatttgtgtaaaaaaaCCGTAGATCAACAACcgtaaattgattataaatatatttaaacgcTTATTGTAACATTATAATACACATCCACACTCACTACAATCAAATGTaaactgaaaactttttttaatttataaggAATAAATTACCGGTTTTCGATCTGTCAACAGGTATTGATTCTATCTCTCTCTAGTAGTTTAGATGAAATCTAATAATCTTTCTTTAAAAATCAGATCATCATCAGTTGAATAGGTAACAATCGAACACATTGACACTGACAGTGGCGTAACTAGAAAGGACCGTTTACACTGTTAAAGTTGATCAAAGCAAATAAATTTGCAGAAATTGTGCGACAAATAAACATAGGAGGAAAAAAATTTGGGTGAGAAAGTGGATTACCCACAAAGAAGCTTCAAATTACCTTCCATGTAAACTGATACCCGTACATTACGAAAATCCTCCTTAATACTAActataaaataagttaaatttaaaATCGGTGAACACATACTTTAATACGTGTAGCCAGAAAAGTTTAGAATACCTACGTTAACAATtccattttcttcatttctttatCGTCAAACCATCTAACTGTCTCCCTATTTAAAACCGATTGTTTATTTCACTTGAATATAAAAAGTTGTACTATTAACATCTGATGTCAGAGGCAATAGAATTACTATTAAGGTAAGAGATAGTgaagttttcaaaaaacaaaaaaaattgaagaaaaaaactaacaagaaaacaaaaaaatacagaagcaaagaaaaaacttacaaaataCACCCCCAAACCGAGAACCGTTTTCTCTTATCTAAAGCTCTCTCTTCGTTTTCTTCTGGCTGCTCGTCCctcatttaaattgaaaaggagcaaaaaaaattcaaaaaacaaaaaaaaatgaataaacaaacaggAAAACATAAAAACGTACGAAATACTCCCccaaactattttcttttggccTTCTGATCGTCGCTTTTCCTCCTTTCAGCTAGGACATCACAACCACACGcaaccaccacaaccccagccctgcatAATCTCCTCTATCTTCATAGCTCACAGCATATTAAGTTCAGTCATTCTAGTGAGCTTAATATGTAGGTTTACATGCTTAAAACGATCTCATGTCATTTAAATTTGATCAACTCATTTGAACAGTGTAAACGCCCCTTAACATTAGAGGACCGCGGCcatagaattaatattaaagcTAGAGAGAACTCGTTCGAGTGAGCTTAAACTATTGATAGAGGGAGACAGAATAACGGTAAACCACTCTCTACTCCAATCCGAATGGTTAACCAAGTCTCAATAGATGGGAACGatcaataaaacaaacaaagtCCAATGTaaacaaagttatttttatttatatataaaattagataaaatatcaTATACATAACTGAGTtagaattataacaaataacaaaaaaatatatcattcaCTAGCACTGCAAACTCATATTGATAGCTTTCTGTAAAAGAGTTTCTTCGTCCTCTTCTTCTGGACTGGTTTGGATACTTTGCAAACTCAACCTGAGCGCTTCCTGTAGATCACTGTCTTCCGTTTCCTGTGGTACAATGTCGTTATCGTCTACTAGACTTAACTGGAGTGCTGCTTGTAAATCGGGATCACTTtcatttgatacatttttcattGGTTCGGAAGTAATGATATCTagaataaatttcaacttttcactTCTTTTAGAATCCATTTTGGGAGTTTATTGGAAAATTCAATCTAAGGGGACCTATATATCTACAATTATATTGTTAACCGTGTAGGAGCAacctaattttcatttttttcaaaatgaaacttGAAATTGACATTCCtagtaattatataatttgagtAGAATAAtgttggaaaaatattataaaattgatttataattcacaaataaaaaaggtCTTGAATGTCTCAAATGTCTACAACGGggttttatactattttctaataagtggtttatataataaatataactcAAATTTGACGTCAAAAgttataatcatttttcatatttaaaatcaagttttctgTTGAAACTTCCCGCTAAAATGCTCATTACCAATATGGCGACGTCACCATATAGTAATCTTGTAAAGAGTTAACGTCATTCATTAGtgtttatatgattttttgttataagatatatttaaaaacgtaaaaattatttattcacgtGCCTATAGCAAAAACGTTGTCCTGATTTTATTCCTCATACAAAGACACTTTATAAATATTGcttcaaaatttgagctcaatatttacattatttcagtctgaaaattttacaaagtgCATATGATTTTCAGTAATATTTGAACAGTTTAGGAGCCTTGTATTTCAAGAATCATGACCTTAAGTCAAGTCATGATTTTATTCCTTATACAAATATCCTTTATAAACATTTCTCAAACATTTAAGCTCAATATTTCCGTTATTTCAGCTTCTAAGATTGTTTAATTGaacatatgtttttattaatatttaaacaactttgACCCTCGTATTTCAAAAATCATGATCCTACGGCACATTCTGATTTTATTCCCAAAACCTTTACAAAACATTTTCCCAAAATTTAAGCTTAATAATCCCATTATTTCAGGGTAAAAGATTGTTTAAacgaatataatatttaaacaactttgAAGCCTCAAATTCAAGAATCACGACCCTGATTTTATTTCTCATACAAAGAACCTTTCTAaacatttctttaaaattagaGCTCAATATCTCATGTATTAAAttcgagaaaataattttaaatacaatcaTTCTTATATAATTTGCATTAAAATGGACTATATTAAAaaggttttaaattttgataccaTGAGTAAAATGGAAGGTATACCATCTGCGATTAAAAAATTCCATAATCATAAACTACCTCATGAATTATTAAAAGTAGAATTATACCATTAGGAAAACGATGATACAATTGCAGATGTCATGATTTCTACGATAATTTAACTGAAGATGCATTGGACagaatggaaataaaatttgtaagtGGTTAATAAGGATGCAAGAGCATaactaaaaaaactaaacataCTCTTAAAATCAGTAACTCcacacagaacaataaaaactgaagaaaaaacaaTGGAACTTGATTATATAGCTTCATTGAATGCAATGATTTTGACTTTGACCATTCCTCGAATTTAGACACCCTATTAATCATAAAACTTTGTTGTATTAAACTTACTTTTACTACTGCTTAATACTTCATCGGCGGTACATTCGGGTAATTCTCCTAGCACAGCAAATATGGAATAACCATCATTTTTCAACTGTGCCAAAAACAACGTTAAATAAGTATCTGATATAAGTTCTGGCCTCGAGAGAAGGGAATTTAGGTTAAACCAGTGATTGCTAATTTTCCTTATTGTAAACCAGT
Encoded proteins:
- the LOC130446126 gene encoding ataxin-3-like encodes the protein MDTIFHEKQEGSLCAQHCLNSLLQGPYFTAVDLSTLAQKLDDEERKRMAECGEESEEYHKFLQQPSGNMDDSGYFSVQVISSALQVWGLELVPYSSTDERLDSNPSEMTAFICNFRDHWFTIRKISNHWFNLNSLLSRPELISDTYLTLFLAQLKNDGYSIFAVLGELPECTADEVLSSSKNIITSEPMKNVSNESDPDLQAALQLSLVDDNDIVPQETEDSDLQEALRLSLQSIQTSPEEEDEETLLQKAINMSLQC
- the LOC130444989 gene encoding sulfhydryl oxidase 2-like, whose amino-acid sequence is MRSSKYNLELHLLLLFSIQTTLCAVLRNRTNREPGLYSPEDDVEILTINNFNTSIYNSERAWLVEFYSNWCGYCKRAVPKVKAFGSDVKPWNDLVAVAVLDCANEDNAPVCEYFGITRYPTFRYIHEGYQEGPENTGLPIVADSQTNFTEHRKNLISILIQEQIENRGKHLPDLQRFRNSVISNVFKTINGTPELAFLIVQEPDDDVGPSVIMDFHKVKEIVIKYAFDNETKVINEELPALYLIQESGDLQYLNISSPDRRGIKMAISDLLLSKNIYFPYEILRNNNITESQPVTEGTTKEELEFLNKIKEAGDTVFQLDLENALRYSLKREIGNRKEIKGEQLEALKKYINVLEKYFPFGDKGKSLLRHLKEYINSSTIIDGHHIFHHIKDADMPGQNVFSGPEQWLGCKGSLPTFRGYPCGLWKLFHYLTINAAFDPTNTKDSDPKLVLEAMHGYIKSFFSCEDCSNHFQEMAKRRQIFSVASWEESVLWLWRAHNEVNKRLAGDPSEDPLNKKIQFPSKERCGQCYMPDGSWQEVEVLCYLKKVYGSENINYMGADPRISHLIHTKTHPESTVSGGYRILSPCMAPVIFSLLISTGFKL